The Streptococcaceae bacterium ESL0687 genome has a segment encoding these proteins:
- a CDS encoding ROK family protein codes for MKLFGSVEAGGTKFVCAVGNEDLEILETYQFPTTGPDDALEKVIEFFKDKNIEALALGSFGPIDIDRDSETYGYVLSTPKAGWSNADLVSPIEKALNVPVYFTTDVNSSAYGEMLLNDCKNLTYFTVGTGIGAGSLQNGEFIGGIGHPEMGHQLMKRHKDDLDFEGNCPFHGDCLEGVAAGPSLEARLGIRGENIPEDHDVWDIQAYYIAQALVNATVCLRPDKIVVGGGVMAQDHMLDRIKENFVNLLSDYLPIPSIDEYILAPSIENNGSATVGNFALAKTLVD; via the coding sequence ATGAAATTATTTGGTAGTGTAGAAGCTGGTGGAACAAAATTTGTCTGTGCCGTTGGAAATGAAGATCTAGAGATTTTAGAAACTTACCAATTCCCAACAACAGGTCCAGATGATGCCCTTGAAAAAGTTATCGAGTTCTTTAAAGACAAAAATATTGAAGCCCTAGCTCTTGGAAGCTTTGGACCAATTGATATTGACAGAGACAGCGAAACTTATGGATATGTTTTAAGTACACCAAAAGCTGGTTGGTCTAATGCTGACTTAGTATCACCAATTGAAAAGGCCTTAAATGTGCCAGTTTATTTCACTACTGATGTCAATTCAAGCGCTTACGGTGAAATGCTTTTAAATGATTGTAAAAATCTAACTTACTTCACAGTAGGTACAGGTATCGGTGCTGGATCTCTTCAAAACGGAGAATTCATCGGTGGAATCGGTCACCCTGAAATGGGTCACCAACTTATGAAACGTCATAAAGATGATTTAGACTTTGAAGGAAACTGTCCTTTCCACGGTGACTGTCTAGAAGGTGTTGCTGCTGGTCCAAGTCTTGAAGCTCGTCTTGGAATTCGCGGAGAAAACATTCCTGAAGATCACGATGTTTGGGATATCCAAGCCTACTACATTGCTCAAGCACTTGTAAATGCAACTGTTTGCCTTCGTCCTGATAAGATTGTTGTTGGTGGTGGAGTTATGGCTCAAGATCACATGCTTGACCGCATTAAAGAAAACTTCGTAAACCTTCTAAGTGACTACCTACCAATCCCATCAATCGACGAGTACATCCTTGCTCCAAGTATTGAAAACAATGGTAGCGCAACAGTTGGAAACTTTGCCCTAGCAAAAACTTTAGTAGACTAA
- a CDS encoding YceD family protein has protein sequence MQWALNEIKKREIINFDETLNLEAGLKRRFEEIIGLTPVHVVGFVSYEDGLYLLNYKATYTLSYPSTRSLKEVELKSEIDVAEAFTTEAYLQEARDLVSDDNIFVLEKDIINLDESVADNIILSIPTRVLTPEELEADSMPSGQGWQIMSETDFENLEPEVPDEKKSPFAGLDGLFD, from the coding sequence ATGCAGTGGGCTTTAAATGAAATAAAAAAAAGGGAAATCATTAATTTTGATGAAACCCTTAATTTAGAGGCTGGTTTAAAAAGACGTTTTGAAGAAATAATCGGTCTAACACCAGTCCATGTGGTAGGTTTTGTATCCTATGAGGATGGTCTGTACCTATTAAATTACAAGGCAACTTATACCTTAAGTTACCCATCAACAAGAAGCTTGAAGGAGGTTGAGCTTAAGTCAGAAATTGACGTAGCCGAAGCTTTTACAACAGAAGCCTACCTGCAAGAAGCGCGTGATTTGGTAAGTGATGATAATATTTTTGTCCTTGAAAAAGACATTATAAACCTTGACGAATCTGTGGCTGATAACATCATCCTAAGTATTCCAACCCGTGTTTTAACCCCAGAAGAACTTGAAGCAGATAGTATGCCAAGTGGTCAAGGTTGGCAGATTATGTCAGAAACTGACTTTGAGAATCTTGAGCCAGAAGTTCCAGATGAGAAAAAATCACCCTTTGCAGGGCTTGATGGCCTCTTTGATTAA
- the gndA gene encoding NADP-dependent phosphogluconate dehydrogenase has protein sequence MTQANFGVVGMAVMGRNLALNIESRGYNVAIYNRSAEKTEDVVKSYPEKNFVPSYDIESFVKSIEKPRRIMLMVQAGFATDATIQSLLPFLDKGDILIDGGNTYYKDTIRRNNELADSGINFIGTGVSGGEKGALEGPSIMPGGQREAYDLIAPVFEEISAKAPEDGKPCVTYIGPDGAGHYVKMVHNGIEYGDMQLIAESYDLMKHLLDLDASEMAEIFTEWNKGELDSYLIEITADILTRKDDEGEKGPVVDYILDAAGNKGTGKWTSQSALDLGVPLPLITESVFARYISAYKDERVKASEILPKADAPKFSGDKAELVEKIRQALYFSKIMSYAQGFAQLRSASKEYDWDLPFGDIASIWRAGCIIRARFLQKITDAYDRNADLENLLLDEYFVEITKKYQQSVRDVVALAVQAGVPVPTFSSAIAYFDSYRSAVLPANLIQAQRDYFGAHTYKRTDREGTFHYDWYSEDK, from the coding sequence ATGACACAAGCAAACTTTGGTGTAGTTGGTATGGCCGTTATGGGTCGTAACCTTGCCTTAAATATTGAATCACGTGGCTATAATGTTGCGATCTATAACCGTAGCGCAGAAAAAACTGAGGATGTAGTTAAGAGCTACCCTGAAAAAAACTTTGTACCAAGCTATGACATTGAGTCATTTGTAAAATCAATTGAAAAACCACGCCGCATTATGCTTATGGTGCAAGCAGGTTTTGCAACTGATGCAACTATCCAAAGCCTTCTTCCATTCTTAGACAAGGGAGATATTCTAATTGACGGTGGTAACACTTACTACAAAGACACAATCCGCCGTAACAATGAACTTGCTGACTCAGGAATCAACTTCATCGGTACAGGTGTATCTGGTGGGGAAAAAGGAGCCCTTGAAGGTCCTTCAATCATGCCAGGTGGACAACGCGAAGCTTACGATTTAATCGCTCCGGTCTTTGAAGAAATCTCAGCTAAGGCTCCTGAAGACGGAAAACCTTGTGTTACTTACATCGGCCCTGATGGAGCTGGTCACTATGTTAAGATGGTTCATAACGGAATCGAATACGGTGACATGCAGCTTATTGCTGAATCATATGATCTAATGAAGCACTTACTAGATCTTGATGCTAGCGAAATGGCTGAAATCTTTACAGAGTGGAACAAGGGTGAGCTTGATTCATACCTAATTGAAATCACAGCTGACATTCTTACTCGTAAGGATGATGAAGGAGAGAAAGGTCCAGTTGTTGACTATATCCTTGATGCTGCTGGTAACAAGGGAACAGGTAAATGGACTAGCCAATCTGCTCTTGATTTAGGTGTTCCACTACCACTAATCACAGAATCAGTATTTGCCCGTTACATCTCAGCTTATAAAGATGAACGTGTTAAGGCAAGTGAGATCTTACCAAAGGCAGATGCTCCTAAGTTTTCTGGCGACAAGGCAGAGCTTGTTGAAAAAATTCGTCAAGCCCTATACTTCTCAAAAATTATGAGCTATGCTCAAGGATTTGCTCAACTTAGATCAGCAAGTAAGGAATATGACTGGGATCTTCCATTTGGTGATATCGCAAGCATCTGGCGTGCTGGATGTATCATCCGTGCTCGTTTCCTACAAAAAATTACTGATGCTTACGACCGTAACGCTGACCTTGAAAACCTTCTTCTTGATGAATACTTCGTTGAAATCACTAAGAAATACCAACAGTCAGTTCGTGACGTTGTAGCCCTTGCAGTTCAAGCAGGAGTGCCAGTACCAACCTTCTCAAGTGCTATTGCCTACTTTGATAGCTACAGAAGTGCAGTCCTTCCAGCCAACCTAATCCAGGCTCAACGTGACTACTTCGGTGCCCATACATACAAACGTACCGACCGTGAAGGAACCTTCCACTACGACTGGTATAGTGAAGATAAATAA
- a CDS encoding Abi family protein, which produces MKEKGKSTNSLMKHIRNDHGINIGIGHSRDKRDLLNMGYFHSYKAYRFVKKINNPLDIQEFSEIRDIYDLDNDLKELLYPAVMKIETATKNYTIDCVVSGGPTDLQSIYETKANHYRDFEPGTPEHRREIKSFLELKKNIDGIIARNYTKSDIIQHYVHENQPVPVWAVFELTTLGDLGYFIGRLNNDTREILSKNIGIYDRRYDTANKIISKHLYIIKDLRNAIAHNNPIFDCRFKTGKVDKVVIKHLEGNTGASNINFNTITDYVLLVAYYMRCFQFTRTEIKAFLRGYERIISQYQEKANNSKNYRMIFDVDSTSKMRKFRF; this is translated from the coding sequence ATGAAAGAAAAAGGGAAGTCAACCAATTCTTTAATGAAACATATTAGAAATGACCACGGTATAAATATAGGGATAGGTCACTCTAGGGATAAAAGAGATCTCCTGAATATGGGCTATTTCCATTCGTACAAGGCTTATAGGTTTGTTAAAAAAATAAATAATCCTCTCGACATCCAGGAATTTAGTGAGATTAGGGACATTTATGATTTGGATAATGACCTTAAGGAGCTTTTGTATCCGGCAGTTATGAAAATTGAAACGGCCACTAAAAATTACACAATTGATTGTGTAGTTAGTGGTGGGCCGACAGATTTGCAGTCGATATATGAAACAAAAGCTAATCATTACAGAGACTTCGAACCTGGGACTCCGGAACATAGAAGAGAGATAAAGAGTTTTTTGGAACTTAAAAAGAATATAGATGGTATTATTGCACGTAATTATACTAAAAGTGACATAATACAACACTATGTTCATGAGAATCAGCCAGTTCCAGTATGGGCAGTTTTTGAATTAACTACATTAGGAGATCTTGGGTATTTTATTGGTAGGTTGAACAATGACACCAGAGAAATATTAAGCAAAAATATTGGGATTTATGATAGACGTTATGACACTGCAAATAAAATTATTTCAAAACACCTTTATATAATTAAAGACTTGAGAAATGCTATAGCTCATAATAATCCAATTTTTGATTGCCGGTTTAAAACGGGGAAAGTTGATAAGGTAGTTATTAAACATCTAGAAGGGAATACAGGAGCTTCTAATATAAACTTTAATACGATAACGGATTATGTCTTACTGGTGGCTTACTATATGAGGTGTTTTCAATTTACTAGGACAGAAATTAAGGCATTTTTAAGAGGATACGAAAGAATAATTAGTCAATACCAAGAAAAAGCTAATAACTCTAAAAATTATCGGATGATTTTTGATGTTGATAGTACTTCTAAAATGCGTAAATTTAGGTTTTAA
- a CDS encoding toll/interleukin-1 receptor domain-containing protein, translated as MKKRVFISYAWEEQTEADKKVKAFVDGLAIFLKTFDLDVLLDRYENHPGSNLDKFMSEGIDSSNFVICVCTETYIKKMKNQNSGVYNEITLLSKMSDSPFIIPIIEIGYFIDLPEFFKGKFVSQLFLNDFRSPENKSPLYELINTLMGKNLSIKDVVPKIRIENYYESSKDLQLYGDVTELMRFENEMEKTVYFQYSLDEGKIDIGIPPMNFATEWTERDESSIYVYKNVQKMFYINNFKNFEEVHSPGYLNENRDDLMSIKRVTDLVVGDGIVWINDSNHVAIGKILDIKFSRERENRSKNIVTFKYRILNPIDLTEDFKEE; from the coding sequence TTGAAGAAAAGAGTATTTATTTCTTACGCATGGGAAGAACAAACTGAGGCTGATAAAAAAGTAAAAGCATTTGTTGATGGACTGGCAATTTTTTTAAAAACTTTTGATTTGGACGTGTTGCTTGATAGATATGAAAATCATCCGGGTTCTAATCTTGATAAATTCATGTCAGAAGGTATTGATTCCTCAAATTTTGTAATATGTGTATGTACAGAAACTTATATTAAAAAAATGAAAAATCAAAATTCAGGAGTTTATAACGAGATTACATTATTAAGTAAAATGTCAGATAGCCCTTTTATAATTCCAATTATTGAAATAGGATATTTTATTGATTTACCAGAATTTTTTAAAGGTAAATTTGTTAGTCAATTATTTCTAAACGACTTTAGGTCTCCTGAAAATAAGTCTCCACTATATGAATTAATAAATACCTTGATGGGTAAGAATCTATCTATTAAAGATGTGGTTCCTAAAATAAGAATCGAAAATTATTATGAATCGTCAAAAGATTTGCAATTATACGGAGATGTAACAGAGTTAATGAGGTTTGAGAATGAGATGGAGAAGACTGTTTATTTTCAATATTCACTGGATGAAGGGAAAATTGATATTGGAATTCCACCGATGAATTTTGCAACTGAATGGACTGAACGTGATGAAAGCAGTATCTATGTTTACAAAAATGTTCAAAAAATGTTTTATATTAATAATTTTAAAAATTTTGAAGAAGTACACTCGCCTGGATATTTAAATGAAAATAGAGATGATTTAATGTCGATTAAGCGGGTTACTGATTTAGTGGTCGGAGATGGTATTGTGTGGATAAATGACAGTAATCATGTTGCGATTGGTAAAATATTAGATATTAAATTTAGTAGAGAACGAGAAAATAGATCTAAAAATATAGTTACATTTAAGTATAGAATTTTAAATCCAATTGACTTAACTGAAGATTTCAAGGAAGAATAA
- a CDS encoding thioredoxin domain-containing protein, whose translation MDTSEIRVDKTNSVNGIHIGEEGKLMKEFINLACPFSRLWFEESENFLKKEVEEGRVRRLIKLFDKQKGHLVKGNIMHAFIDPLDPEKALRDIAKVFSSQEAWEPLDDEGIAEFAKNELGLSYHDDKRDAASIVKEAQEANVFFVPTVIMDDYIFDENIDKETLEEYIRS comes from the coding sequence ATGGACACAAGCGAAATCAGGGTAGATAAAACCAACTCAGTTAATGGTATTCATATTGGAGAAGAAGGTAAACTTATGAAGGAATTCATAAACCTGGCTTGTCCTTTCAGCAGACTGTGGTTTGAAGAATCTGAGAACTTCCTAAAAAAAGAGGTTGAAGAGGGACGAGTTAGACGTCTAATCAAGCTCTTTGACAAGCAAAAGGGACATTTGGTCAAAGGAAATATCATGCACGCTTTTATTGATCCTCTTGATCCTGAAAAAGCTCTTCGTGATATCGCAAAAGTTTTTTCAAGCCAAGAAGCCTGGGAACCATTAGATGACGAAGGAATCGCTGAATTCGCAAAAAATGAACTCGGTCTAAGCTACCACGACGACAAAAGAGATGCTGCAAGCATTGTCAAGGAAGCCCAAGAAGCAAATGTCTTCTTTGTTCCAACAGTCATCATGGACGACTACATCTTTGACGAAAACATCGACAAGGAAACCCTTGAAGAATATATCAGATCATAA
- the pnuC gene encoding nicotinamide riboside transporter PnuC, translating to MSYVGKSWTNFVNLVQEKFKALGAQARILPKNLKMIFDKARKLGFVGLIKLVFADIFLGRSLLGWLYLIALCSVQIIAYILRPDSLMGMIAGLTGIICVIFVNEKRASNYLFGFINALIYFDMSLQSNFYGEVLTTSFFTIMQPIGLYMWLVADLKPHDDFEEAPLANKLSLAGWLKSLVLIFFVWLGMGYANKSIGASRPFRDSVAVGSNVTGQVLMSGGYAEQWIFWGLTNIFSIYLWWGQSFEIVIMFWVYLLNSIVGWVNWTMDVKHLKGRPVNEVVKGLFS from the coding sequence TTGAGTTATGTAGGAAAAAGCTGGACAAATTTTGTAAATCTTGTTCAGGAAAAGTTTAAGGCGCTAGGTGCCCAGGCACGTATTTTGCCAAAGAATCTAAAGATGATTTTTGATAAAGCCCGCAAGCTTGGGTTTGTAGGTCTTATCAAGTTAGTCTTTGCGGACATCTTTTTAGGTCGCAGCCTGCTCGGTTGGCTTTATTTGATTGCCCTTTGTTCGGTTCAAATCATTGCCTACATCTTGCGTCCTGACTCACTTATGGGGATGATTGCAGGTCTTACAGGAATTATCTGCGTTATCTTTGTTAACGAGAAAAGAGCCAGTAACTACCTTTTCGGTTTTATCAATGCCTTAATTTACTTTGATATGAGCCTGCAGTCAAACTTTTATGGTGAGGTTCTAACAACAAGCTTCTTTACTATTATGCAGCCGATTGGGCTTTATATGTGGCTTGTGGCTGATCTTAAACCGCATGATGATTTTGAAGAGGCGCCCCTTGCTAACAAGTTGAGCCTTGCTGGTTGGTTGAAGAGTCTGGTTCTGATTTTCTTTGTTTGGCTTGGTATGGGTTACGCCAATAAGTCAATCGGAGCAAGTCGTCCTTTCAGGGATAGTGTGGCAGTAGGAAGCAATGTTACAGGTCAGGTCCTTATGAGCGGGGGATATGCTGAGCAGTGGATTTTCTGGGGTCTAACTAATATCTTTTCAATCTATCTTTGGTGGGGTCAATCCTTTGAGATTGTCATCATGTTCTGGGTTTACCTACTAAATAGTATCGTTGGTTGGGTCAACTGGACCATGGACGTCAAACACCTTAAAGGACGCCCAGTAAACGAAGTTGTAAAAGGCCTTTTTTCATAG